In Prosthecomicrobium sp. N25, a single window of DNA contains:
- a CDS encoding thioredoxin family protein produces MISRRHLLAATGATVLAGRPAPAGAAPVPDESGLYQLPWFLESFLDLSEDLAQATQDGKRFAVLWGLKGCPYCKELHTVNFADPAIEGYVRDNFVILHLNHIGAREVTDFDGERLGEKAFGEKYAVRFTPTVQFFPEAAEGLKGKAPQVREVARIPGYLKPEPFLAMFRFVREKGYEAGSFQDWLRKRGA; encoded by the coding sequence ATGATTTCCCGCCGCCATCTTCTCGCCGCGACCGGCGCCACCGTCCTGGCCGGCCGGCCCGCTCCGGCCGGGGCCGCGCCCGTCCCGGACGAGTCCGGGCTCTACCAGCTGCCGTGGTTCCTGGAGAGCTTCCTCGACCTGTCGGAGGATCTCGCCCAGGCGACGCAGGACGGCAAGCGCTTCGCGGTCCTGTGGGGGCTGAAGGGATGCCCGTATTGCAAGGAGCTGCATACGGTGAACTTCGCCGACCCGGCCATCGAGGGCTACGTCCGGGATAATTTCGTCATCCTCCACCTCAACCACATCGGCGCGCGCGAGGTGACGGACTTCGACGGCGAGAGGCTCGGCGAGAAGGCCTTCGGGGAGAAGTATGCGGTCCGCTTCACGCCGACGGTCCAGTTCTTCCCCGAAGCCGCCGAGGGCCTGAAGGGCAAGGCTCCGCAGGTGCGCGAGGTCGCCCGCATTCCCGGCTACCTGAAGCCGGAGCCGTTCCTGGCGATGTTCAGGTTCGTCCGGGAGAAGGGCTACGAGGCCGGCAGCTTCCAGGACTGGCTGCGCAAGCGGGGGGCCTGA
- a CDS encoding cytochrome c biogenesis CcdA family protein — protein sequence MDFDVSLPAAFAAGLASFLSPCVLPLVPPYLCFLAGMGMEQLAGSEREGTARLRLLTVAVAFVLGFGTVFVALGATASQVGRLLAEHLRLLTILSGVAVGVMGLHFLGVLRIGLLHREARLQVDRRPAGLAGAYLVGLAFGFGWTPCVGPVLTTILLVAAQSDGAAKGAGLLAVYAAGIGLPFMAAAAFAGPFLRLAGRFRRYLGVVEKATGGVLVVTGLLFVTGSMPTVGQWLLDTFPALGRIG from the coding sequence ATGGATTTCGACGTGTCCCTGCCCGCAGCCTTCGCGGCCGGCCTCGCGTCGTTCCTGTCGCCCTGCGTGCTGCCGCTGGTCCCGCCCTATCTGTGCTTCCTGGCCGGGATGGGCATGGAGCAACTCGCCGGTTCGGAGCGGGAGGGCACCGCGCGGCTGCGTCTCTTGACGGTCGCCGTCGCGTTCGTGCTCGGCTTCGGAACGGTGTTCGTCGCGCTCGGGGCCACCGCCAGTCAGGTGGGCCGGCTCCTGGCGGAGCACCTGCGTCTCCTCACCATCCTGTCGGGCGTCGCCGTGGGGGTGATGGGTCTGCATTTCCTCGGCGTGCTGCGCATCGGGCTGCTCCATCGCGAGGCCCGCCTGCAGGTGGATCGCAGGCCCGCGGGCCTCGCCGGGGCCTATCTGGTCGGCCTTGCCTTCGGGTTCGGGTGGACACCCTGCGTCGGGCCCGTGCTGACCACGATCCTGTTGGTCGCGGCCCAGTCGGACGGGGCCGCGAAGGGGGCGGGGCTGCTCGCCGTCTATGCCGCCGGGATCGGTCTGCCGTTCATGGCTGCCGCGGCCTTCGCGGGGCCGTTCCTGCGGCTCGCGGGGCGGTTCCGGCGGTACCTCGGCGTGGTCGAGAAGGCGACCGGCGGCGTGCTCGTGGTGACCGGCCTTCTCTTCGTGACCGGGAGCATGCCGACCGTCGGGCAGTGGCTCCTCGACACATTTCCCGCGCTCGGACGGATCGGCTGA
- a CDS encoding ArsR/SmtB family transcription factor, with translation MTRIVSERIERELEGGAEFSPELEQLMRRARDASDFLKAISHESRLIVLCLLSEKERSVSDLERILSLRQPTISQQLARLREDELVTTRRDGNTIYYSLANDDVRRVIALVYSIFCHPAFDRSEKAPAGR, from the coding sequence ATGACCAGGATCGTATCGGAACGCATCGAGCGCGAGCTGGAGGGCGGCGCCGAGTTCTCTCCGGAACTCGAGCAGCTCATGCGGCGCGCCCGCGACGCCAGCGATTTCCTGAAGGCGATCTCGCACGAGAGCCGGCTGATCGTCCTGTGCCTCCTGTCCGAGAAGGAGCGCTCCGTCTCCGACCTCGAGCGCATCCTGTCGCTCCGCCAGCCGACGATCTCCCAGCAGCTCGCCCGCCTGCGCGAGGACGAGCTCGTCACCACCCGCCGGGACGGCAACACCATCTACTACAGCCTCGCCAACGACGACGTCCGGCGCGTCATCGCCCTCGTCTACTCCATCTTCTGCCACCCCGCCTTCGACCGGTCCGAGAAGGCGCCCGCGGGCCGCTGA
- a CDS encoding YeeE/YedE family protein produces MVHPEWAVGLSGFATGAVCGFALRRGRLCTFGAIEDWVTAGDTRRLKVFALGLAIALAGTQGLVLAGLLDPAATTYVPAALPLLSIALGGLLFGIGMSLIGTCGIGSLVRLGGGDLRSLVVILVFGAVAYASLRGILSGFRIGTLEAIQVPLPDGRRADLADMAQAAIGPLGRPALAGALLLGLAAWALSDRRLARTPRLVGAGAALGLGVVAGWVATGVLVDEFATPRPQSLTFVGPVARALFGIVAATDSLADFGVASVFGVVAGSGLAAVRGRQFHWEAFDDPREMRRHLLGAALMGFGGVAAGGCTIGQGLTAGSLLALSWPVALAGIFLGARLGIYFVLEGRLSDALRDTFPRVFRRTQP; encoded by the coding sequence ATGGTGCACCCCGAATGGGCCGTCGGACTTTCCGGCTTCGCCACCGGCGCGGTCTGCGGCTTCGCCTTGCGGCGCGGCCGGCTCTGCACCTTCGGCGCCATCGAGGACTGGGTGACGGCGGGCGACACCCGCCGCCTCAAGGTCTTCGCCCTCGGGCTCGCCATCGCGCTGGCGGGAACCCAGGGGCTCGTCCTCGCCGGCCTCCTCGATCCGGCGGCGACCACCTACGTGCCGGCCGCGCTGCCGCTCCTCTCGATCGCCCTCGGCGGCCTCCTGTTCGGGATCGGCATGTCGCTGATCGGCACCTGCGGCATCGGTTCCCTGGTCCGGCTCGGCGGCGGCGACCTGCGCAGCCTGGTGGTGATCCTCGTCTTCGGCGCGGTCGCCTACGCGAGCCTGCGCGGCATCCTGTCGGGTTTCAGGATCGGCACCCTCGAGGCCATCCAGGTTCCCCTGCCGGACGGTCGGCGCGCAGACCTCGCCGACATGGCGCAGGCCGCCATCGGACCGCTCGGGCGCCCGGCGCTGGCCGGGGCGCTGCTGCTCGGCCTCGCCGCCTGGGCCCTCTCCGACCGGCGCCTCGCCCGCACGCCGCGGCTCGTCGGCGCCGGCGCGGCGCTCGGCCTGGGCGTGGTGGCCGGCTGGGTGGCCACGGGCGTCCTGGTCGACGAGTTCGCCACACCGAGACCCCAGAGCCTGACCTTCGTCGGGCCGGTCGCGCGGGCCCTCTTCGGGATTGTCGCGGCCACCGACAGCCTCGCTGACTTTGGCGTGGCGAGCGTCTTCGGTGTCGTGGCCGGGTCCGGCCTCGCGGCCGTCCGGGGCCGGCAGTTCCACTGGGAGGCCTTCGACGACCCGCGCGAGATGCGCCGCCATCTGCTCGGGGCCGCCCTGATGGGCTTCGGCGGTGTCGCGGCCGGGGGCTGCACCATCGGGCAAGGGCTGACGGCCGGATCGCTGCTCGCCCTCAGCTGGCCCGTCGCGCTGGCGGGCATCTTCCTCGGCGCGCGCCTCGGCATCTACTTCGTCCTGGAAGGCCGCCTCTCCGACGCGCTGCGGGACACCTTCCCACGTGTTTTCCGCCGCACGCAGCCCTGA